Proteins found in one Triticum urartu cultivar G1812 chromosome 4, Tu2.1, whole genome shotgun sequence genomic segment:
- the LOC125553737 gene encoding uncharacterized protein LOC125553737 — protein sequence MTSSRLGLLAPSFLPFFFSLRSNLSLSLSLPRVTLQEYHTMTTVPCRWTSPSPRVALDPSIPDACASFLLGSGKLRAKTPPFPCCLPPCIVHRCARPRLLRVVYRSSQPWMPEPPCFLPELQVPALLTLPLRCRREPVMPPSAPPAYHLAGERRHANGSARLRRLPQVTSLLRLCRLASCVAVTRSPPQGRCIHRLAMSSGARG from the exons ATGACCTCCAGCAGGCTTGGCCTCCTCGCGCCATCCTTCCTCCCGTTCTTCTTCTCTCTCCGCTctaacctctctctctctctctctcttccccgTGTTACCTTGCAGGAGTACCACACCATGACCACCGTCCCGTGCCGTTGGACCTCGCCTAGCCCTCGCGTGGCGCTGGATCCATCCATCCCCGATGCCTGCGCCTCCTTCCTGCTCGGATCCGGCAAGTTACGGGCCAAGACGCCACCATTCCCCTGCTGCCTTCCTCCCTGCATCGTGCACCGCTGTGCCCGGCCTCGTCTTCTCCGGGTGGTGTACCGCAGCAGCCAACCATGGATGCCCGAGCCACCATGTTTCCTCCCTGAGCTCCAAGTCCCCGCGCTGCTGACCCTGCCACTGCGTTGCCGTCG AGAACCTGTGATGCCTCCTTCAGCTCCGCCCGCATACCACCTCGCCGGAGAACGCCGTCACGCGAACGGATCCGCTCGTCTCCGCCGCCTCCCCCAAGTTACGTCGTTGTTGCGCCTTTGTCGTCTCGCTTCGTGCGTTGCTGTCACCCGCAGTCCACCTCAAGGGCGCTGCATCCATCGCCTCGCCATGTCTTCTGGAGCGAGAGGCTGA